AGAATCCCTTTTCAACCTCAAAACCGGGCAGTCGAGCTACACCAGCTTCAAGAACATCACGTTTCGAAAAAAACTCATCACGTCTTGTATACACACTCACTGTAGACAAGATGGAATCACCTGCAACCATACAGATCAATCGACCACCATCAGCAAGCTGTTGTTTAATCGAATCTGGAATTTCAGAAACAGAACCATTAAAGAAAATGACATTATACGGGGCCTGCTTGGCGACACCATCAGACAAACGCCCCGTGACCACAACAGCATTGTCAATCCCAAGACTATTTAAGGTTTCCGTTGCCTGATGAGCGAGCTTTTCATCAGATTCCAAAGCCACAACCGTACTGACCACTTTTGCCAACACCGCCGTTGAATAGCCTGTATTGCAACCGATGTCTAAAACGATGTCATCGTTCTGAAGTTCC
This sequence is a window from Terasakiella sp. SH-1. Protein-coding genes within it:
- a CDS encoding protein-L-isoaspartate O-methyltransferase yields the protein MDYALSRFNMIEGQIKTNRVTDPYVLEAMGEVPREAFVPNAKKGVAYIDDAIEVAKGRFILEPMVMARMLEVAELQNDDIVLDIGCNTGYSTAVLAKVVSTVVALESDEKLAHQATETLNSLGIDNAVVVTGRLSDGVAKQAPYNVIFFNGSVSEIPDSIKQQLADGGRLICMVAGDSILSTVSVYTRRDEFFSKRDVLEAGVARLPGFEVEKGFSF